From a region of the Candidatus Hydrogenedentota bacterium genome:
- the rpsK gene encoding 30S ribosomal protein S11 → MAKEKRKTKNKKRRVALNATSGVAHIQATFNNTIVSITDPQGNVIAWSSAGQVGFSGSRKSTAFAAQLSAEQASTKALEMGLKEVRVYVNGPGAGRESAIRAIQAAGLTVSLIKDVTRVPHNGCRPPKRRRV, encoded by the coding sequence GTGGCGAAAGAAAAACGAAAGACCAAGAACAAGAAGCGCCGAGTCGCCCTGAACGCGACGTCGGGCGTCGCGCACATCCAGGCGACCTTCAACAACACGATCGTGTCCATCACGGATCCGCAGGGCAACGTGATCGCGTGGTCGAGCGCGGGACAGGTGGGCTTCTCTGGTTCCCGCAAGAGCACGGCTTTCGCCGCGCAGCTGAGCGCCGAGCAGGCGAGCACGAAGGCCCTGGAAATGGGGCTGAAGGAAGTTCGGGTATACGTGAACGGCCCCGGGGCCGGTCGCGAATCCGCGATCCGCGCCATCCAGGCGGCGGGCCTGACCGTGTCGCTCATCAAGGACGTGACGCGCGTTCCGCACAACGGCTGCCGCCCCCCCAAGCGGCGCCGGGTCTAA
- a CDS encoding DNA-directed RNA polymerase subunit alpha, translating into MIAKEFTIPRYVKIDDEANVKFSRITVEPFERGYGTTVGNSLRRVLLASLQGTAVTAIRVEGISNEFSAIPGVREDVTEFVLNLKKCDLRLNRDEALIFTYSFSGEGEITAGDIFKDQELVDVFNPEHVVLTSTSKSTKLEMEIKVDRGRGYVTAEHFELEHAPIDTIYLDANFSPVKKVNFQVEDARVGQTTDYDRLLLDIWTNGSISPERALEEAAGLLINHLRIFVKQEQEGDALGGDNAPEDPELMRTLARNVDELELSVRAANCLKAANIRTIGDLVAREESEMLQFHNFGKKSLDEIKALLDSMGMSLGMKVGAPAAASVPAAPAVEDEPDNDEDE; encoded by the coding sequence ATGATAGCAAAAGAATTTACGATCCCGAGATACGTTAAGATCGATGACGAGGCGAACGTGAAGTTTTCGCGTATCACCGTCGAGCCGTTCGAGCGCGGCTACGGAACGACCGTGGGCAACTCGCTGCGGCGCGTTCTGCTCGCTTCCCTGCAGGGAACGGCCGTAACGGCGATCCGTGTCGAGGGAATCTCGAACGAGTTTTCGGCGATACCCGGCGTCCGCGAGGACGTGACCGAGTTTGTCCTGAATCTGAAGAAGTGCGACCTCCGGCTGAACCGGGACGAGGCGCTGATCTTCACGTACAGTTTCAGCGGGGAGGGCGAGATCACGGCCGGGGACATATTCAAGGACCAGGAGCTGGTCGATGTGTTCAACCCGGAGCACGTGGTGCTGACGTCGACGTCGAAATCGACGAAGCTGGAGATGGAGATCAAGGTGGACCGGGGCCGCGGCTATGTAACCGCCGAGCATTTCGAGCTCGAACACGCGCCGATTGACACGATCTACCTTGACGCGAACTTCTCGCCGGTGAAGAAGGTTAACTTCCAGGTGGAGGACGCGCGCGTCGGCCAGACGACGGACTACGATCGCCTTCTTCTGGATATCTGGACGAATGGTTCGATTTCGCCGGAACGCGCGCTGGAAGAGGCGGCGGGCCTGCTGATCAACCACCTGCGGATCTTTGTGAAGCAGGAGCAGGAAGGCGATGCGCTGGGCGGCGACAACGCGCCGGAGGATCCGGAGCTTATGCGGACGCTTGCGCGCAACGTCGACGAGCTGGAGCTGAGCGTTCGCGCGGCGAATTGCCTCAAGGCCGCAAACATTCGCACCATCGGCGATCTGGTGGCCCGCGAAGAGAGCGAAATGCTGCAGTTCCACAACTTCGGCAAGAAATCTTTGGACGAGATCAAGGCGCTGCTCGATTCGATGGGCATGTCCCTTGGCATGAAGGTCGGCGCGCCGGCCGCGGCCAGCGTTCCCGCTGCCCCCGCGGTTGAGGACGAGCCCGACAACGATGAGGATGAATAA
- the rplQ gene encoding 50S ribosomal protein L17 produces the protein MRHRKAGRRLGRDMSHRKATMQSLANALFEHSAIETGHLKAKELRKFAEPLITLSKVDTVANRRRAFAKLRDTNSVSRLFNTIGPAFAERPGGYTRILRLGNRLGDAAPMARIELVEMGEYTEED, from the coding sequence ATGCGGCACCGTAAAGCTGGAAGGCGCCTGGGCCGGGACATGTCCCACCGCAAGGCCACGATGCAGAGCCTTGCGAACGCGCTCTTCGAACACAGCGCCATTGAAACCGGCCACCTGAAGGCCAAGGAACTGCGGAAGTTCGCGGAACCGCTGATTACGCTGAGCAAGGTGGACACGGTGGCGAACCGCCGGCGCGCCTTTGCGAAATTGCGGGACACGAATTCGGTCAGCCGTCTTTTCAACACGATCGGGCCGGCCTTCGCCGAACGTCCGGGCGGTTATACGCGCATTCTCCGCCTGGGCAACCGGCTGGGCGACGCGGCGCCGATGGCGCGGATTGAGCTCGTGGAAATGGGCGAGTACACCGAGGAGGATTAA
- a CDS encoding carboxypeptidase regulatory-like domain-containing protein, with product MKSATPISNRAVRPAGRRAQRRAGLPRAIFPALLASVAAFAGCNPRVAVTGLVTNVDGEPLPGVSVKVEAAQAFGVTNGNGIFGRRPNILSVPPGAWELEYIKSGFTTAYQNLDTGNARSVEAPPVALWPLPAARGVYLLEGIHYESLTRATPERYRALNGGAVYGLNAKILPEVELSESPVFFVSHKMATYDWQLSRLETARVFRPGVEAPPPGEKIDDSITESIWAAAVRLPIETIPVDLPERLLWQIRPAVAMQPGVYAIHWGALDGDSTTEESVYLIGIQAPEAEAEEGLEEEGGDRAGEDAGPGAGA from the coding sequence ATGAAATCGGCAACCCCCATCAGCAACCGCGCCGTACGCCCCGCCGGGAGGCGCGCGCAGCGGCGCGCCGGCCTGCCGCGGGCAATTTTCCCGGCCCTGCTCGCGAGCGTGGCCGCCTTTGCGGGATGCAACCCGCGCGTGGCGGTTACCGGCCTGGTGACCAATGTCGATGGCGAGCCCCTGCCGGGCGTATCGGTGAAAGTGGAGGCGGCCCAGGCCTTTGGGGTGACCAACGGGAACGGTATTTTCGGCCGGCGGCCCAATATTCTGTCCGTCCCGCCGGGCGCCTGGGAGCTGGAGTACATCAAGTCCGGCTTCACAACGGCCTACCAGAACCTCGATACCGGGAATGCGCGATCGGTTGAAGCGCCGCCGGTCGCTCTCTGGCCGCTTCCCGCCGCGCGCGGGGTGTATCTGCTCGAGGGCATTCACTACGAATCGCTTACCCGCGCGACGCCGGAGCGCTACCGCGCGCTGAATGGCGGCGCGGTGTATGGATTGAACGCCAAGATCCTGCCGGAGGTGGAGCTATCCGAGTCGCCGGTGTTTTTCGTGAGCCACAAGATGGCGACCTACGACTGGCAACTCTCCCGCCTGGAAACGGCCCGGGTGTTTCGCCCGGGTGTGGAGGCTCCGCCGCCGGGCGAGAAGATTGACGATTCCATTACCGAATCCATCTGGGCCGCCGCCGTGCGGCTGCCCATTGAAACCATTCCCGTGGATCTGCCCGAGCGGCTGCTCTGGCAGATCCGGCCCGCTGTCGCGATGCAGCCCGGCGTGTACGCGATCCACTGGGGCGCGCTGGACGGCGACAGCACCACCGAGGAATCCGTCTACCTGATCGGTATACAGGCTCCCGAAGCGGAGGCCGAAGAGGGTTTGGAAGAGGAAGGCGGGGACCGGGCCGGGGAAGACGCCGGTCCCGGCGCGGGCGCCTGA
- a CDS encoding HD domain-containing protein has product MKKHFINTMQEGDLVSDVFIATRNDLRTKQDGGKFLGMVFKDRTGEIGGIMWNNAAEVSRQFEVGDVVSVKAKVNSYQGRLQLQVEQVVPLKEGEYDISDLVFTPESMREDMDTIRAVLDTVQDPWIRRLVDAFWNDAAFNVAFSSAAAAKKWHHEYRGGLARHTCEMFRLGDTMCELFSDINRDVLVAGIFLHDIGKLEEMTHDLVVEYTTPGRLLGHVQIGAAQVSEKIGAIDGFPETLRLQILHCILAHHGELQYGSPVVPKTLEAVVLHHIDNLDAQAAAYSRIAREARDRNQAWSEYMPLIDRMIWTTEDG; this is encoded by the coding sequence ATGAAAAAGCATTTCATAAACACGATGCAGGAAGGCGACCTGGTCAGCGACGTATTTATCGCGACCCGCAACGACCTCCGCACGAAGCAGGATGGGGGCAAGTTTCTCGGCATGGTCTTCAAGGACCGCACCGGTGAAATTGGCGGGATCATGTGGAACAACGCCGCGGAGGTTTCCCGGCAGTTCGAAGTGGGCGACGTGGTCAGCGTGAAGGCCAAGGTGAATTCCTACCAGGGGCGCCTCCAGCTTCAGGTGGAGCAGGTCGTCCCGCTGAAGGAGGGCGAGTACGACATTTCGGATCTGGTATTCACGCCCGAGAGCATGCGGGAAGACATGGACACCATCCGCGCCGTGCTGGATACCGTGCAGGATCCGTGGATCCGGCGTCTGGTGGATGCGTTCTGGAACGACGCGGCCTTCAACGTCGCGTTCTCCAGCGCGGCCGCGGCGAAAAAGTGGCACCACGAATACCGGGGGGGGCTTGCGCGGCACACCTGCGAGATGTTCCGCCTTGGGGATACGATGTGCGAGCTCTTCTCGGACATCAACCGGGATGTGCTCGTGGCGGGCATCTTCCTGCACGACATTGGCAAGCTGGAGGAGATGACGCACGACCTCGTGGTGGAATACACCACGCCGGGGCGCCTGCTCGGCCATGTGCAGATCGGGGCGGCGCAGGTATCGGAGAAGATCGGCGCGATTGACGGCTTTCCGGAAACGCTCCGCCTGCAGATTCTTCACTGCATCCTGGCGCACCACGGGGAATTGCAGTATGGTTCTCCGGTTGTGCCGAAGACGCTGGAGGCGGTGGTGCTGCACCATATCGACAACTTGGACGCCCAGGCCGCGGCCTACAGCCGGATTGCCCGCGAAGCGCGCGATCGGAACCAGGCGTGGTCGGAATATATGCCGCTGATCGACCGAATGATCTGGACCACGGAAGACGGCTGA